From a region of the Rutidosis leptorrhynchoides isolate AG116_Rl617_1_P2 unplaced genomic scaffold, CSIRO_AGI_Rlap_v1 contig6, whole genome shotgun sequence genome:
- the LOC139884768 gene encoding homogentisate solanesyltransferase, chloroplastic: MELSVAAQSSSSSLRISAIATHNTSYRTASCHQRISTKPTNHLLHLNCSRDFPSVRSYRIGSSKFLPGSCFKRNPIRACSQVGAAGSEPVLDKITNFRDACWRFLRPHTIRGTALGSFALVSRALIENTHMIKWSLILKAFSGLFALICGNGYIVGINQIYDIGIDKVNKPYLPIAAGDLSVQNAWFLVIFFAVAGLSIVSLNFGPFITSLYSLGLFLGTIYSVPPLRMKRFPVAAFLIIATVRGFLLNFGVYYATRAALGLPFEWSSPVAFITSFVTLFALVIAITKDLPDVEGDRKYQISTFATKLGVRNIAFLGSGLLLVNYIAAVLAAIYMPQAFRRSLMIPSHTILAAGLIFQTWLLEQANYTKDAIARYYQFIWNLFYAEYILFPFL, translated from the exons ACCAGCTACAGAACTGCTTCCTGTCACCAAAGAATTAGTACCAAACCCACAAATCATTTGCTGCATTTGAATTGCTCGAGAGATTTTCCTTCAGTTCGCTCATATAGGATTGGCAGCTCAAAATTTTTACCTGGAAGTTGCTTCAAGCGAAATCCAATCAGG GCCTGCAGTCAAGTTGGAGCTGCAGGATCTGAACCAGTTCTAGACAAAATTACAAACTTCAGAGATGCATGTTGGAGATTTCTTAGGCCCCACACTATACGCGGAACAGCTTTAGGTTCTTT TGCTTTGGTTTCAAGAGCTCTAATCGAGAATACACACATGATAAAGTGGTCTTTGATTCTTAAAGCATTCTCCGGTCTCTTTGCTCTTATTTGTGGGAATGGTTATATAGTTGGCATCAACCAGATCTATGATATCGGTATTGACAA GGTCAACAAACCGTATTTACCTATAGCTGCAGGGGATCTCTCTGTTCAAAATGCATGGTTCTTGGTGATATTTTTTGCAGTGGCCGGCCTTTCAATTGTTTCCCTGAACTTCGGTCCTTTCATAACATCTCTATACTCTCTGGGTCTTTTCCTGGGCACCATTTATTCTGTTCCTCCACTTAGAATGAAGAGATTTCCTGTCGCAGCTTTTCTCATTATTGCGACG GTACGAGGCTTTCTACTTAACTTTGGTGTATATTATGCCACAAGAGCTGCGCTTGGACTTCCTTTTGAATGGAG CTCACCGGTGGCCTTCATCACAAGCTTTGTAACTTTATTTGCTCTTGTGATCGCCATAACAAAAGATCTTCCAGACGTAGAGGGTGATCGCAA GTATCAAATATCAACATTTGCCACAAAGCTCGGAGTAAGAAACATTGCTTTTCTTGGTTCAGGCCTTTTGTTGGTAAACTATATTGCTGCCGTGCTGGCAGCTATTTACATGCCTCag GCTTTTAGGCGTAGCTTAATGATACCATCTCATACAATTCTGGCAGCAGGCTTAATCTTCCAG ACATGGTTGTTGGAACAAGCAAATTACACCAAG GATGCAATTGCCAGATATTATCAATTTATATGGAACCTGTTCTACGCAGAGTATATTTTGTTTCCGTTCCTGTAA